Proteins encoded within one genomic window of Schistosoma mansoni, WGS project CABG00000000 data, supercontig 0173, strain Puerto Rico, whole genome shotgun sequence:
- a CDS encoding adenylate kinase 3, putative, producing the protein MRFSQAFTSNVRAVIIGPPGSGKATISLRLQKDFALKYICCGDMLRNHVVLKTDIGDQVSRFIQNGSLVPDSLVTKMMIAECQSYTGDNLLIDGFPRTMIQAKDIQRQLPITCVLCLDVPFEEIINRISGRYTHLPSGRTYNDKFNPPKRKGFDDVTGEPLIRRDDDDPITVRKRLDVYQLSTLPLLDYYGKQKILHVFHGCRTNELWPQVFKIFSQFVKPIQYTEYDTN; encoded by the exons ATGAGATTTTCTCAGGCGTTTACATCTAATGTCAGAGCTGTTATTATCGGACCTCCTGGCTCGGGGAAGGCAACCATCTCTTTGCGTCTGCAGAAAGACTTTGCTTTGAAGTATATTTGCTGCGGCGATATGCTAAGAAATCATGTTGTATTAAAAACAG ATATCGGGGATCAGGTAAGCAGATTTATCCAGAATGGTTCACTTGTTCCGGACAGTTTAGTCACTAAAATGATGATTGCTGAGTGTCAAAGTTACACAGGCGATAACTTACTCATTGATGGATTTCCGAGAACTATGATACAAGCTAAAGACATTCAAAGACAACTTCCCATCACCTGTGTCCTTTGTTTAGATGTACCTTTTGAAGAAATCATAAATAGAATCAGTGGGAGATACACTCATCTCCCAAGTGGTAGGACGTACAACGATAAGTTCAACCCTCCAAAGCGCAAA GGGTTTGATGATGTAACTGGAGAACCTCTAATACGCAGAGATGATGATGACCCGATAACTGTTCGTAAACGTTTGGATGTCTATCAACTTTCTACTTTACCATTGCTTGATTATTACGG aaaacagaaaattttACATGTATTCCATGGATGTCGTACAAATGAACTTTGGCCTCAAGTGTTTAAGATTTTCTCTCAATTTGTCAAACCTATACAGTATACTGAATATGATACGAATTAA